One window of Rhodopirellula bahusiensis genomic DNA carries:
- a CDS encoding diguanylate cyclase: MFQAVFASLRLAFALVCVGLGLILGAQWLGFIPDSRLAEEAARRKFCETVAIASIDDIRQHRWSKLNSTLESLVRQNDTLLSSGLRTETGTLQAATKHHRICWKKSGSSDESRTANVSDPKPSSTASHDDVLFLSDDPAPTELVPNWVEPTVSASQEATAELDGDIIRLDIPITVQDRTWGNLEFTFKSNLSGPLGNLLDHGILRLLIFFTVIGMGSYSFLMMRILGVFSRTQVVPERVRQALDTLAEGLLVLDKDGKIVLANDNFLDTNGFEPEELQDRLAGDLPWVFGNGEKTTKEAELPWTQAISQRKSVVGEILRLTGRDGIHRVFSVNAGPIGEDEKQKGALVTFQDVTHVEKHRLELENMLSMLRLSKDEIQKKNQELEILATRDALTGCLNRRAFFERMEEMLTDYRSAGRPLSCFMVDIDHFKSVNDTYGHHAGDEVLRKVSKVLRDLHEENQVVCRYGGEEFCVMLPGHDLDEAMEQSERTRLAIMNIRLEDPESLRLTASLGVSELKFGAADVQSLINQADSCLYVAKRGGRNQSVPFDPDRVDVLGEEESQPEEVADPDLVSLPFHAVTALVSALAYRDPATAEHSRRVANLCVQAADGLVCQRDIYVLEIAALLHDIGKIGVPDDVLHKPGPLTDEEWKVMRRHNTIGLDMVAGTFHCPELERIIRAHHAISERGTTERHLKLDELPMEARILTIADTYDSIVSDHAYRQGRPHSTAALELQRCAGKQFDAKLVNHFLTKIEADVKESAMGVPTTTGISFAVPKPTALKIGQQIERIAEAMDKQNITELRDLARDLCDIADASYLTPIVDSARQIEEAASNGENVEWITLLRQTQRLLDLCRATQNAHLIEVELEDDEVEEELFQS, translated from the coding sequence TTGTTCCAAGCCGTATTCGCATCGCTTCGACTCGCCTTCGCACTTGTGTGCGTCGGATTGGGTCTCATCCTCGGAGCTCAGTGGCTCGGGTTTATCCCCGATTCACGGCTGGCCGAAGAAGCTGCGCGGCGTAAATTCTGCGAAACCGTTGCGATCGCATCCATTGACGACATTCGTCAACACCGATGGTCCAAGCTGAATTCCACGCTGGAATCCTTGGTACGCCAAAACGACACACTGCTCTCATCCGGCTTGAGAACCGAAACCGGCACGCTTCAAGCCGCGACAAAACATCACCGAATCTGCTGGAAAAAATCCGGTTCGTCCGACGAATCAAGAACAGCCAACGTTTCTGATCCCAAGCCGTCAAGCACAGCGTCACACGATGACGTCCTGTTCCTATCCGACGATCCCGCACCCACCGAATTGGTCCCGAATTGGGTTGAGCCCACCGTCTCGGCATCGCAAGAAGCGACGGCTGAACTCGACGGCGACATCATCCGGCTGGACATCCCCATCACCGTTCAAGACCGCACTTGGGGAAATCTGGAATTCACGTTCAAGAGCAACCTTTCGGGACCGCTCGGCAACTTGCTCGACCATGGCATTCTTCGCCTACTGATCTTCTTCACCGTGATCGGCATGGGTTCGTATTCGTTCCTGATGATGCGGATCCTCGGCGTCTTCTCACGAACGCAGGTCGTGCCGGAACGAGTCCGTCAAGCACTCGACACCCTCGCCGAAGGCCTGTTGGTGCTCGACAAAGACGGCAAGATCGTTCTCGCCAATGACAATTTCCTGGATACCAACGGTTTCGAGCCCGAAGAACTGCAAGACCGTTTGGCGGGCGATTTGCCATGGGTGTTCGGCAACGGTGAAAAGACGACCAAGGAAGCCGAACTGCCTTGGACACAAGCCATCAGCCAGCGTAAATCAGTCGTCGGAGAAATCCTTCGTCTGACCGGCCGCGATGGCATTCACCGAGTCTTCAGCGTCAACGCTGGACCGATCGGCGAAGATGAAAAACAAAAAGGTGCCCTGGTCACTTTCCAGGACGTCACGCACGTTGAGAAGCATCGTCTCGAACTCGAGAACATGTTGTCGATGTTGCGATTGAGCAAAGACGAAATTCAAAAGAAGAACCAAGAGCTCGAAATTCTCGCGACACGAGATGCGTTGACCGGTTGCTTGAACCGTCGTGCGTTCTTCGAACGCATGGAAGAGATGCTCACGGATTACCGCAGCGCGGGACGTCCGCTGTCATGTTTCATGGTCGACATCGATCACTTCAAGAGCGTCAATGACACATACGGTCACCACGCGGGCGACGAAGTGCTTCGCAAAGTCAGCAAGGTGTTGCGTGACCTTCACGAAGAGAACCAAGTCGTCTGCCGCTACGGTGGAGAAGAGTTCTGCGTGATGCTGCCGGGTCACGACCTGGACGAAGCAATGGAGCAATCCGAACGAACTCGATTGGCGATCATGAACATTCGCCTCGAAGACCCCGAGTCGTTGCGATTGACCGCGTCACTCGGTGTCAGCGAGCTGAAATTCGGCGCCGCCGATGTTCAATCGCTGATCAACCAAGCCGACAGTTGCCTGTATGTCGCCAAACGCGGCGGACGAAACCAGTCGGTCCCATTCGATCCCGATCGCGTGGACGTCCTCGGCGAAGAAGAATCGCAACCCGAAGAAGTCGCTGATCCGGATTTGGTCAGCCTGCCGTTCCACGCCGTCACGGCGTTGGTTTCCGCATTGGCCTACCGAGATCCTGCGACCGCGGAACACAGCCGTCGCGTCGCCAACCTTTGCGTGCAAGCCGCGGACGGTTTGGTTTGCCAACGTGATATCTATGTGCTGGAGATCGCAGCACTCTTGCACGACATTGGCAAGATCGGCGTCCCCGACGATGTCTTGCATAAACCTGGACCGCTGACCGACGAAGAATGGAAAGTCATGCGGCGACACAACACCATCGGATTGGACATGGTCGCGGGCACGTTCCATTGCCCCGAACTAGAACGCATCATTCGAGCCCACCATGCGATCTCCGAACGCGGTACCACCGAACGGCACCTGAAACTGGATGAGCTTCCGATGGAAGCTCGCATCCTCACCATCGCCGACACGTATGACTCCATCGTGTCGGATCATGCGTATCGTCAAGGCCGACCGCACTCCACCGCGGCGTTGGAATTGCAACGCTGCGCAGGCAAACAATTCGATGCAAAACTGGTGAATCACTTCCTCACGAAGATCGAGGCCGATGTCAAAGAAAGCGCCATGGGCGTGCCGACCACCACGGGAATCTCGTTCGCCGTTCCAAAGCCAACCGCTCTGAAGATCGGACAGCAAATCGAACGCATCGCTGAAGCCATGGACAAGCAAAACATCACAGAACTGCGTGACCTCGCTCGAGACTTGTGCGACATCGCTGACGCCAGCTACCTTACACCCATCGTCGATTCCGCACGCCAAATCGAAGAAGCAGCGTCCAACGGCGAAAACGTCGAGTGGATCACACTCCTTCGACAAACGCAGAGACTGCTCGACCTTTGCCGGGCCACGCAAAACGCCCACCTCATCGAAGTGGAACTGGAAGACGACGAAGTCGAAGAAGAACTGTTTCAAAGCTGA
- a CDS encoding membrane or secreted protein: MRNSSLRVCSLAGVSSLVLLASLSTGCRGRGFLPAPGTMNQQQANAVVHDPYPLTDIGPNDQGSRPPSYQQPLPGPVRDRLSADAMPWLGR, encoded by the coding sequence ATGCGCAACTCCTCCCTGCGCGTATGCTCGCTCGCCGGCGTGTCCTCGCTGGTCCTTCTCGCTAGCTTGTCCACTGGTTGCCGTGGTCGTGGGTTCTTGCCTGCACCGGGAACGATGAACCAACAACAAGCCAACGCGGTGGTTCACGATCCTTACCCGCTGACCGATATCGGACCGAATGACCAGGGCAGTCGTCCGCCCAGCTACCAACAACCACTGCCCGGGCCGGTCCGCGATCGCTTGAGCGCTGACGCAATGCCATGGCTGGGTCGCTAG
- a CDS encoding Fe-S oxidoreductase yields MTRRESNLFAKPSPQEVLASRTDAVVADEEDRNRDAKRPNSVFVELEPASRHPNRSPGQSPEMTEVLTLLLASSECSLRCTMCDLWRNTLDEPTPAGALPEQIRFGLQHWREQTGRESGGTIKLYNSGNFFDPRTTPSADDDEILKLCEPFDRVVVENHPLIGTRRLFEFGKRLRGKLEIAVGLECIAPRMLDRLNKRLRPGQFFQFAQSLKEASIDLRVFLIHGLPWLATQESDAWTILSARFAAAAGARHISLLPCRTGNGFMDRLANEGVFHPPSRKQMRAVMDALENDSRFDHGPVLTLDTWGLEPEVPELTELAADAQPCDSQSDSPNHV; encoded by the coding sequence ATGACTCGCAGGGAATCGAATTTGTTTGCCAAACCCTCACCACAAGAAGTGCTGGCATCGCGAACAGACGCGGTGGTTGCCGACGAGGAAGATCGCAACCGCGATGCCAAACGGCCCAATTCGGTGTTCGTGGAACTGGAACCCGCCAGTCGCCACCCGAATCGCTCGCCAGGGCAGTCGCCGGAGATGACCGAGGTGCTGACGTTGTTGCTGGCGTCTTCAGAGTGTTCGCTGCGGTGCACAATGTGCGATTTGTGGCGAAACACGCTGGATGAACCAACGCCCGCGGGGGCACTGCCCGAGCAAATACGATTTGGTTTGCAACACTGGCGGGAGCAGACTGGTCGCGAATCGGGCGGAACGATCAAGCTCTACAACAGCGGCAATTTCTTTGACCCGCGAACGACGCCGTCAGCGGATGACGACGAGATTCTCAAATTGTGTGAGCCGTTTGATCGCGTGGTAGTGGAGAACCATCCTCTGATCGGAACACGGCGCTTGTTCGAGTTCGGGAAACGCTTGCGCGGGAAACTGGAAATCGCGGTCGGCTTGGAATGCATTGCGCCGCGAATGTTGGATCGATTGAACAAACGACTTCGTCCGGGGCAATTTTTTCAATTTGCACAAAGCTTGAAAGAAGCTTCCATTGATCTGCGAGTGTTCCTGATTCATGGGTTGCCGTGGCTGGCGACGCAGGAGTCGGATGCGTGGACGATCCTGTCGGCACGATTCGCGGCAGCGGCGGGCGCTCGTCACATCAGTTTGCTTCCGTGTCGAACGGGCAATGGTTTCATGGACCGTTTGGCGAACGAGGGAGTTTTTCATCCGCCGTCGCGAAAACAGATGCGAGCGGTCATGGATGCACTCGAAAACGATTCGCGATTTGATCACGGGCCCGTGCTGACACTGGACACGTGGGGATTGGAGCCGGAGGTGCCTGAACTGACCGAGCTCGCCGCCGATGCCCAACCATGTGACTCACAAAGTGACTCGCCAAATCATGTCTGA
- a CDS encoding NAD(P)/FAD-dependent oxidoreductase — MPNHVTHKVTRQIMSDSSTDYDVAILGGGFSGGLLAWVLSARGMRVLLVERDRFGRFAIGESSTPMADLVMRQLAERHGLPKLHALSTYPTWQRNFPELRRGMKRGFSYYHHGGVDSGEGVGREFHDECEASPSASRNSLLVTASPNETWADTHWLRSDVDAFFIEQAMDAGANCREHTEVVEAEMGRSVRMTLRERSAGDDDGTTRRVSARWIVNASGRFGVLPDSLMKSIGLRRVDDRLRTNTRSVFAHFRGVKSWTDELRRTNQLGADEPFDPDDAAQHHLTDEGWMWMLRLDHGVTSVGWTQPSGRDPVDWQRYPSLQRMMREAVFDDATPNWISVDRVQRMQLPVRSGNYIAMPTAVATIDPLHSTGIAHGLIGVARLADALLSESSRQSELLQRYAATVEQELMRIDSLVAMCYRCLRSMPRFEAVSMLYFAAAIGSEEFLVSGGDVHSPLWFCGVPEFERLIEQTNEQLDQNVTDAGLWEWLRPRLQSFQSAGLLDPGVRGRYRYTGEAKSSVRD; from the coding sequence ATGCCCAACCATGTGACTCACAAAGTGACTCGCCAAATCATGTCTGATTCATCGACGGACTATGATGTCGCGATTTTGGGTGGTGGGTTTTCCGGTGGCCTGTTGGCTTGGGTTTTGTCCGCCCGCGGTATGCGAGTGTTGCTGGTGGAGCGGGATCGGTTCGGCCGATTCGCGATTGGTGAATCCAGCACGCCGATGGCGGACTTGGTGATGCGTCAACTCGCCGAGCGGCATGGGCTACCGAAGCTACACGCGTTGTCGACTTACCCGACTTGGCAGCGGAACTTTCCCGAGTTGCGGCGCGGAATGAAACGTGGCTTCAGCTACTACCATCACGGTGGAGTGGACTCGGGCGAAGGCGTCGGACGAGAATTTCACGACGAGTGTGAGGCGTCGCCCAGCGCGAGTCGGAACAGCTTGTTGGTGACGGCCAGTCCCAATGAGACTTGGGCGGACACGCACTGGTTGCGCAGTGATGTCGATGCGTTCTTCATTGAGCAAGCCATGGACGCTGGTGCCAATTGCCGTGAACACACGGAGGTCGTGGAGGCGGAGATGGGTCGATCCGTGCGGATGACGCTACGTGAGCGTTCGGCGGGAGACGATGATGGAACGACTCGCAGGGTTTCGGCTCGTTGGATCGTCAACGCTTCGGGACGTTTCGGTGTGTTGCCAGACTCGTTGATGAAATCAATCGGGTTGCGACGAGTCGATGATCGTTTGCGGACGAACACCCGCAGTGTCTTTGCACACTTTCGCGGCGTGAAATCTTGGACGGATGAACTTCGGCGAACCAATCAGTTGGGCGCGGACGAGCCATTTGATCCCGACGATGCGGCGCAGCATCATTTGACCGACGAGGGTTGGATGTGGATGTTGCGATTGGATCACGGCGTCACGAGTGTCGGATGGACTCAGCCAAGCGGACGGGATCCAGTGGACTGGCAACGGTACCCAAGTCTGCAACGCATGATGCGGGAAGCGGTCTTCGACGACGCGACTCCCAATTGGATTTCCGTTGATCGAGTTCAACGAATGCAGTTGCCGGTGAGATCAGGGAACTACATCGCGATGCCGACCGCGGTCGCCACCATCGATCCATTGCATAGCACGGGGATCGCACATGGATTGATCGGTGTCGCTCGATTGGCGGACGCTTTGCTGAGCGAGTCCTCTCGTCAGTCCGAATTGCTCCAGCGCTATGCCGCTACCGTCGAGCAAGAGTTGATGCGGATCGATTCGTTGGTGGCGATGTGTTATCGATGTTTGCGGAGCATGCCGCGTTTCGAAGCCGTTTCGATGTTGTATTTCGCCGCTGCAATCGGCTCGGAAGAGTTCCTGGTGTCGGGCGGTGATGTGCACTCGCCACTTTGGTTCTGCGGCGTTCCCGAGTTTGAACGTTTGATCGAACAGACGAACGAGCAGTTGGATCAGAACGTCACGGATGCCGGATTGTGGGAATGGCTACGCCCGCGATTGCAGAGTTTCCAATCCGCTGGGTTGCTCGACCCGGGGGTTCGAGGAAGGTACCGCTACACGGGCGAAGCGAAGTCGTCGGTTCGAGATTGA